Genomic DNA from Triplophysa rosa linkage group LG6, Trosa_1v2, whole genome shotgun sequence:
CGTATCAAGAGATTATTCTTGCGTACATGTTCTGGGTTCAAGAGAAGTTTATGTGGCATAATGTGGATTATCACAGAAAATGGTTTTAGGTTTTCTGTTTACATCAAGGCATTTATGATGGAAGTACACGATACAATGCGATACCAAACGTTTTAAATGCATATATCCAAACATattcagggctcgacattaacagTTGTCCGACTGTCCGgaacaagtgaatgttttgtatgggcaagtgaaagagaattttagtaaaaataacagtgctacgaaaaaatcagcctgtgctaagaataataagaataggtGCATTAGACGGAGCTGTGTGTTTTTAGGAAttgcgtttgtgtgtgacaataatcaatggtgCACCGCATTGAGTTCATAGATGCGGACAcggaatcatgttatttacattaaatacatcatctggctgttctgtgtGTCAACAAgtgacaagtgaatgacaaatttaattgtccgaaggacaaccacgtgacaatgcttaatgtcaagccctgaatCATATAGACAGAACTTTAACattgactacgtttacatgcaccctcatAATGCGATTATAATAGGATTTTGGCAATATTGCGATTACACTTTTCCTCATGGAAATGCAATCATTCGATCTAAATAATGCGATTAAGCTCATAATCGCAGTAAGCACAATCAAAGTAACATATGTGGCATACGCCGATTTTAATCACAATATGaaggcatgtaaacaccttaatcgcatTATGCTGCTCTGATCAAGGTGTGCATGTGCTTCTGTCATGCACCTTAAGCGCAAATTCATGGTAAACAGTCTGAAGTTTTACCGTCAACACAACTTGCTGTCAGCAGTCTCTTTTCCTTATCTTCATACACAAACAGCGCGAACGTGATGACAGCGTACACAAACGCTGCAGATGCATTTTcatcatgtttatatatttatcacAGCAGAATAACTATGAAACAAATCCGGATGAAGGCGTTTAGCATTTGACGCGAATATATTAAAAGGATAGCCAGTAACACACCTACTGTACCTAAGAGCATTGTTTGTGCTGTGTATTTTAGCAAATAATCAGACTAATAAAACTTTCATGTAAACGGGAGCAAAGAGGTGTtctcatgtcatgtaaacatgttactgcgaTTAAGTCCTTACTCTGATTATTGGAAACAATCACATTATTTGTACGCATGTTGTGTGTTAACAAAAGGCTAGTGTGATACTGACCTTGTCTGTATGCTGTTATATCTAATCTCTCAACTTCAATGTCATGACCACGTATCACAGGTAAAGCTGGTAACTTTGGATACCAGAAAAAGGGATGTTTACTAAGAGCAAACTGCACTCACGTCAGTAACACACAACCGAAAGATTAACCAACCAAAAACAAATTCACACCTTAGAAAGCTTTAGATGttagaaataatattttttttttctctctgtccACAGCAACAGGAACAGGACCCTACTAACCTATATATATCAAACCTACCGCTATCCATGGATGAGCAAGAGTTGGAGGGTATACTGAAGTCTTTCGGACAGGTCGTGTCCACACGCATCCTGCGAGACAGCAACGGGGCCAGCCGAGGGGTCGGTTTTGCAAGGTGAGGCTTCCTCGGTCCTTGTGTCCGATCTGAGATCAACTCATCCAGATCTCACGTAACCTCGTTCATTCTGTTTGTTAGGGTGACGTCCAACTAGCTAAAAAAAAGCTTGATTTAGTACATGTGACACCTGCCTTTATTGTTATAAGTACATTATTCTGTGCAGGGCTGTAGAGTGtgacatgtatgtttgtgtgaagtgcaaTCGAGTCCATCTCTCTGGCTGCATCGAGTACATtgatctagagccctatgatctgTGGGAAAATATGGAAGGAATCACGAAAGCGGAATTCTActactttatttaaatatgtcctctgcttgttctgcATGTCAATGAGTGAACGAGTTGCACACTTTAGcatgttacaagcgtgacactCGTGGAATTGTCTGTATCTTACTATACGAGGACATGAACAtatgaacttcatccacagagttgttctaagtttattttacgagcatttcactgtttgagtgaagctactgtcaaacaacctgccaaaataaaagtatgcTTAATTTGAAccatatgataaaataattaaattgtaaatgtataaacagTAGTAAACACTAAAATATACTTtaacatttactatagtaaggttcaaataaactatagtacacaagaattttactgcagtctaATTTAGTAAATACTattatggacaaatgtatttactactgtatagtaaagcattgaaaatacagaagtcagaaaaattaaaagggaaaaaacgaatttgggaaaaactaaaaattatttggccctaatttatccatttgtataaCGTTAATGTCCTTTTTACCTGTTTACCTGTTTATTAATGTGATGTTCtgcacatgtgttttttttcatgatAACAGACGTATACTTGTGTTACAACTGTTTGGcttgtgctacaaaactttaaaccacCGGtgatatgtgcaaaaaaagttaacgtacagccctgctgtctattaaatatttcaactttttattGTGTAGGAAACTTTTAAGTGTAGGAAATGTATCCTGCAATAAAATAAGGATAGTTCAGTTTAGTAAATGGTGTAGTaaggtgtgtgtgggggggtctgtgtgtgtttgtataagaTTTACTGTAAAACCCCTGAAAGCTCCATATTCTGAATGCCAGTCACGTCTGCGTATCTGACAAATCAACACAATAAAGCCAGTAAACTCTTACTGAACTCCTGGTAAATTTATGGCATTTACATGCCTGTAAAAAACGGAGTGTACTAACCTCAGCACACTTGAATGAAAAATATCTTGAGCAATCAGAAGCTTTATCTGATTTATCAGTTTTATCAGATTGAACAGGGGGCAAGTTTAACATCCAGAGTTGCCAAGTTGATTGAAAATAATACAAGAACTAAAATGCTGTAAGACATCTACAGTAGTTACATTTAGCCCAGACATGTCCAGGCTATCACACTTAATAAACACAATGATCTATAACAATCACAATGgtctctatatactgtatatagttcaccaaaatcaaaattctattatcattcattcaccgtcatgttgttcaaaacctgtatttttttcttttgtgttctgcagaagaaagtcatacaggttgaaaTGACATAACGGTGTGTAGATAGataatgagagaattttcattttcattgtttCAGAGCATTGACGGAAGTCACAGATTGGGTTAAAAAAGCAGCATTAATACTAACCTGCAGCCATTTGTATACAcccattataaatatatttttaataaatatacatttatgtacAACATTGTATGTTTCTGTAGGATGGAGTCAACAGAGAAATGTGAAGCTGTCATCTCACACTTCAATGGGAAATTTCTCAAAACTCCAGCCGGAGTAATgggtaagtgtgtgtgtatatgtgcctAATGTCTTTAACTGTTTGTTCGAgcacattcattcatttcctGCTAATGATTCGCCTTGGACGGAGGCTAAATGGAAACAAGCTTTCGGTCACGAGGCGGAGGCATTCAGCCGTACCGAACATCTAGTGCACTGTAGATGGATAGATTCAGACCGGCTGCATAAAATGATGAATTGATAAATGCTGTGAGATCCTACACAGTGACGATGTATCAGTAAGAGTTTAGTTTGTCattgtctctctgtgtgtgtgtgtgtgtgtgcgtgtgtgtgtgcgtgtgcgtgtgtgtgtgcgtgtgtgtgtgcgcgtgtatgtgcgtgcgtgcgtgtgcgtgcgtgcgtgtgtgtgtgtgcgtgtgcgtgtgcgtgtgtgtgtgtgtgtgtgtgtttgaggggAATATCGGCCTGCCGTGGCATCTCTAAGCATTTTAATTGGATTATTAGCCTGAAATAGTCTCCACTGACCATGTCAGAAAGGAAAGAAAGGGGATTATATGAGGACAGCTTCCAAATGAGATGTCTGTTCTCCAGGCACTGTGGGAGAGTCAGGCGGATAGTTGGCACATATTATTTCCCTTGACTCTTTAGAAtgaaataaatctaaatataaaCGGGAAAAGTATATTCGATTATTTCTGAACTTGTTTTAGacatagtgtttttttttttgacatatttctctttctttttatcTTTGTCTCAGCTCCGTCAGAGCCGTTGCTGTGTAAGTTTGCAGATGGAGGACAGAAGAAGCGGCAGAGtcacaataaatacattcagAACGGTCGAGGATGGGCGAGAGACGGCGAGGCGAGACTCGTGAGTGTTGCTTTTTAGCGCTGTGTGTTTCTTCATATCGGCGGCCATATTTTACCTGCCACAGCTCGTTAGCACAGAGACAGCAGGGATCTAACACGGTCTGCTGTCGGTGGGCGTATTTACACAAGCTACAATTATACAGTCATGTAGTGTTTGTAACACTGAGTTATACTGAGACGTGCGTGTAAACTGTCACCTGGTGTTATCCATCAAAACACAGTTTATGTCTGTGGTGTAAAACCTAGAGAGCTGCCTAACTGTCTACTGCCTAGGTAGACAGCTGCATTATAAAGATGAAATGGAACATTATAACTGGCCGATCTGTAGTGCACTACATAGACACCAACTCCATGTGTCATACAAATAGCGCTTGTACTAAATATATGGTAGATGTCTGATTTTGAAGTTTTGGGTTTGACATCAGCATGTagtgcatttaaaaatgaaaaaataagttattaatatgctaaaatattatatttttacttttgaatttattttatttatcatcaaCATTTCTCTCTTCATCCACTATATTGGATGGATATTTTCACTGAAATGCAAACTCCAGTCACAATGCATTTTGGGATGACTTTCAACAGGATTTGGAATTGAGTTACTGTAATATGTGCAAAACGGACTGTGTTCAGGGTTCACTGTTATGAGACCAATGAAAAAGAAATTATTTCACAATATTCTAGGGAGATCAAAGCACttgaataaacagaaatgtaggTTTCTGTCTACGCTAAACACACATCTTCACTCTTTTCCACACACCAGAGCTGAAAGATTTGTTGATATGCAAATGACCGTGACAACTTAAAATTTTTGGCTGCAAACTTAAAACTAGAAAAACAGCCTGGAATGTTGTAGTAACTTGtagctttgtttttatttttgttttaaagttttaggcatttaactttaaatttaattttatacataAGTGTAAACATTTTTGATGTGCTGCTTGGTAACAATGACCCTTTGGTTGAAATTATGGATCTTTTGGAAAAAGTAAGGGattctgtatgtttgtgtatgtatgtatgtttgtgtgtggagaTGGAAACACGGCTCTGACTCATCGGAATGATCTGTTTTTCTCTTACAGACTGGAATGACCCTCACATATGACCCTACCGCAGCTGCAATGCAAAATGGGTACGAGACAACTTTAATATAAAATCCACATCAACAGATTTACAATGCTAGTATCATCATAATACTGCTTAAGATGATGATTACACAATTCATAAAGAGGTGCTAGATGAACAGATGTTTTAGTCTATATCACTGCACATAACCAactacaaaaatatttagtagTCTTATCTTAGTCTTAGATATTGGCTATAAGGTCTTTTTAAAGATGTCTTTCAAAATAGCCTTTATGTCGGGAACACACCTGCTATATCCTCTAATGGACACATGGCGCTTAAAGCCATTTatcattattgtatttttaatactgtaattaaaactgtatttttatgaTGGAAATAGGCTGAATATAGTCACTTTGCAGCTTTACATGTGTGTTTATCTGTATTCACAATGTACAGCCTTTCtacttatagacggtttcaaagtgacaacataaacaaacgctactgcgcatgcgcgcgtttgtggactgcccttaacttccggtacacattcacaaacaatagagtgcctgtagattatttctgataacaagcaaaagaaaccgagaagaaccattacttggccAAACTTGTCtcttcaatattttgaatttagactgcgataccaagctcaaccgctagatgtcaacgcaccatacggtttctttaaaggtgcagtgaaccggccgtttttattgttttatactattgtctgatgtctacttatgacgtccgcatggtttttacattcgaaaacatcaaaatcaataagtgaTAGGCTACTTTCTACACGGGTTTTGAGGctggctggagaaacgctcggtttttaagagcgggccgcatagaagacttgggagtaaacgcccactgctatgattggatagcagcttgcgtagttgacttagttggagccttctgtgaatttggttagacacgtaacgttacgcaacttgattttactcaaatttacggacttatttcccggatgtgatggcaaggctttgcgtatagtttgtatagcctatagttgtatggtgtttagtgatatatgaccgtacatgtcagcatttaagacccgcgaaccggacagaagatcaccgcgatcgcgggtctcaaatgttatagttttcatgataaataaacgaacggtagactcccggccaaaatgacccagcaccagaaataatatcaaaacacttcaaaacagactccattattcgcaaacggtggataaagccttgaaaaatgatatatgagcccgcccaatcacagagatgccgattacaattattacaaatgactagaggtccccaggtaatactatcagggcatatcaagcgatctctaacaaagcaatagtgacgcatggtacaaatatgttttactcacataagattgctgcgccattcctatcggatccaatattgacggcacagcactgctttttaattttagtctctccgcaaagacttgttcaaggaatccgcgttgaaatgaagcgaacaaacgctcaatgttttccccacgtgagctggaacgtctttaaaaatgaacttcaaccacgcattcctactgtcggaatccgaaggaaggttatgcagcgactgtgttcttccacaaccaggcactgcacaatattttgcaatctttaacggcatgatgcttacactcgcgcagcttgtgttcagtactgtcatgctcgaaccagtgggcagggctcgagaagtaggcattgatattcttctgtggaggcggtgttcaaggtgcattccaggacctgccgttcgctgagcctcgtgtcaataacagttgttatttcagtaacaagggcgttaaaagctcgggttaaaattgtggtcctagttcactgcacctttaaatgcaACCAAACTACTGTACatgcaggacccattcaacaaattgtttaattaataaaatgaacatacaacaaaattcaatgaatcaaaacaaataaaataatacaaattaatattaacatacataaaataaaaatagttattttattagacactagccaaacacagaccggaagttaagtgcAGTCCCGGCGCGTGCATCCGATGAAGCGGTCTATACATATAATCTTATTTAATGTGCTTCCTTTCACTGACTCTCTGTCTCTGCAGATTCTATCCGACCGCCTACAGTATTGCAAACAGAATGATCACACAGACTCCAATGTCTCCATACATCTCACCTATGTCCACATACCAGGTAACATAACGTCCAATTCAGATTACGCTGTTTTAAGGTTTTATCTTAAGGTAATTTTTAGCTGAAAATTAAAAATCGCTCCTTGTGATGTAAACCTCTGTGACgttcttttgtgaaacagaatgtGAATTTTAGATATAATTGTATATTATGATATGTATTATTGtagtaataatattaaatacaataacatgagggtgaataaatgacctCTGTTCCTTGACccgtatgtgtgtttgtgttcaggtACAGAATCCGTCCTGGGTCACCCATCAGCCATACATCGTACAACATCCGGTAAGTCTTTATAGTTTCTCTTTGTTCTGTGCTGCGTGTTTGTTTCCTGTTTTTCATGCTAGTCTTCAGCAGTGTTTGTGTGGGAGACATCCAGCTGAACGTCATCTTAACTGAGGAAgtactgatgtgtgtgtgtgtgcgtgcgtaaaATCAGCATAAAATCTGTGCTAGTTTGCAGCTTATTTTAAGTATTGACCAATTAGAGTTTGTTTTTACCTTTATATGACAAACAATCACACAACCACCAAGGCATTTTCATACAGGCTTATCTGAAATTGAGTACATCAACAGTAGATCAGCTTGAATTAAAGCATATACAGTAATGTTGCCATTGTTTCtcggtttttttcagcaggggaaTGCGTACCTTTAAAGTACCTTTAGTAAAAGTTGTGAATTCATTGGCAACAAACATTTTCAGTACCAACCGCTCGTTGACTGTAATGGCTGCTGTTCTTTCATAGGGAGCTGTGCTATCGCCCTCCATAGACCCATCCATGTCACTGCAGCCCACGTCCATGATGGGTCCTCTCTCTCAGCAGATGAGTCACCTCTCATTGGGCAGCACAGGAGCTGTGAGTATTATCACTCAGTGCTCAACACTcatgttttttgcattttgtgtccTAACCGTGATAAAGTATAAACTTCATTAACTTCtgcttaaaatgttatttttaatatttactcctttttttattgcttgtatTTAAGTCCATTTTTATTAACATatactttattgttttatatttcattctattttTGATCCTTTGCTTAACTTATTTGAATTTCACTTTGATGTCTGAGTTTTTGTCCGAAGGCTGAGCACACACTAACAACTCACTTTTACAAATGGTCGaaggaaaaaatagaaatattggAA
This window encodes:
- the LOC130555629 gene encoding RNA-binding motif, single-stranded-interacting protein 1 isoform X3 translates to MIFAHSGHTVRTSYNRKQPPVGPTSYPMAPPSPGTNSTNHSSSSSSTAGWEQLSKTNLYIRGLPPSTTDHDLVKLCQPYGKIVSTKAILDKTTNKCKGYGFVDFDSPAAAQKAVSALKTSGVQAQMAKQQEQDPTNLYISNLPLSMDEQELEGILKSFGQVVSTRILRDSNGASRGVGFARMESTEKCEAVISHFNGKFLKTPAGVMAPSEPLLCKFADGGQKKRQSHNKYIQNGRGWARDGEARLTGMTLTYDPTAAAMQNGFYPTAYSIANRMITQTPMSPYISPMSTYQVQNPSWVTHQPYIVQHPGAVLSPSIDPSMSLQPTSMMGPLSQQMSHLSLGSTGAFMAASPALQGPYITPYTHMQTPGVSVEENSPQSQVESSSDHSPYPYQQNK
- the LOC130555629 gene encoding RNA-binding motif, single-stranded-interacting protein 1 isoform X2; amino-acid sequence: MWPPPRRWGLRLERDSRFRKPPVGPTSYPMAPPSPGTNSTNHSSSSSSTAGWEQLSKTNLYIRGLPPSTTDHDLVKLCQPYGKIVSTKAILDKTTNKCKGYGFVDFDSPAAAQKAVSALKTSGVQAQMAKQQEQDPTNLYISNLPLSMDEQELEGILKSFGQVVSTRILRDSNGASRGVGFARMESTEKCEAVISHFNGKFLKTPAGVMAPSEPLLCKFADGGQKKRQSHNKYIQNGRGWARDGEARLTGMTLTYDPTAAAMQNGFYPTAYSIANRMITQTPMSPYISPMSTYQVQNPSWVTHQPYIVQHPGAVLSPSIDPSMSLQPTSMMGPLSQQMSHLSLGSTGAFMAASPALQGPYITPYTHMQTPGVSVEENSPQSQVESSSDHSPYPYQQNK
- the LOC130555629 gene encoding RNA-binding motif, single-stranded-interacting protein 1 isoform X1; amino-acid sequence: MGKVWRQMYPQYTYYYPHYLHAKPPVGPTSYPMAPPSPGTNSTNHSSSSSSTAGWEQLSKTNLYIRGLPPSTTDHDLVKLCQPYGKIVSTKAILDKTTNKCKGYGFVDFDSPAAAQKAVSALKTSGVQAQMAKQQEQDPTNLYISNLPLSMDEQELEGILKSFGQVVSTRILRDSNGASRGVGFARMESTEKCEAVISHFNGKFLKTPAGVMAPSEPLLCKFADGGQKKRQSHNKYIQNGRGWARDGEARLTGMTLTYDPTAAAMQNGFYPTAYSIANRMITQTPMSPYISPMSTYQVQNPSWVTHQPYIVQHPGAVLSPSIDPSMSLQPTSMMGPLSQQMSHLSLGSTGAFMAASPALQGPYITPYTHMQTPGVSVEENSPQSQVESSSDHSPYPYQQNK